Proteins co-encoded in one Pseudoliparis swirei isolate HS2019 ecotype Mariana Trench chromosome 7, NWPU_hadal_v1, whole genome shotgun sequence genomic window:
- the slc2a11b gene encoding solute carrier family 2, facilitated glucose transporter member 11b isoform X2, which produces MNFIEESTQPKRQFLNRSLLLAACAACIGGTFQYGYNISVINAPTTYVQNFINQTWRERYQTNISADALTLLWSTAVSIFTVGGLVGVTVGGTLSMKLGRKGALMANNICALMAALLMGLSYPTALFELLIIGRFFTGLNAGIGLCAQTLYLGEIAPTAHRGAMGVGTSIFITVGILAGQVMGLKELLGEEEYWPLLLSTTCVPAFLQLLILPWFPESPRYLLIDRGDEQGCEKALKQLHGRAGYDAEREDIEKERNNLVDFQTKTPWQLFTDRSVRWQLVTIVLLNAAQQLNGINAIYFYADYLFRQSGIPVDKIPYVTLGTGACECVTALTCGLFVDRLGRKALITGGYALMSICCILFTLTLSFQDASPVVPYLSMGCLFAFILSFGLGPGGVTNILTTELFTQTTRPAAYMIAGSVNWLCFFFIGLVFPFVVLGLQQYCFLVFLAVCSFMAMYIFFVIPETKNKTFIEIQNEFKSSSHKKADRAGPMLLITST; this is translated from the exons ATGAACTTTATTGAGGAGTCTACGCAACCAAAGAGACAG TTTCTCAACAGATCTCTTCTGCTGGCTGCCTGTGCTGCGTGTATAGGGGGAACCTTTCAGTATGGATACAACATATCTGTCATCAATGCTCCCACCACG TATGTGCAGAATTTCATCAACCAGACCTGGAGGGAGCGTTACCAAACGAACATCTCAGCCGACGCCCTCACGCTGCTCTGGTCCACGGCCGTGTCCATCTTCACCGTGGGAGGACTTGTGGGAGTGACAGTCGGTGGGACGTTGTCTATGAAGCTGGGGAG GAAAGGGGCGCTGATGGCCAACAATATATGTGCATTAATGGCTGCTCTGCTGATGGGTCTGAGTTACCCTACAGCATTATTTGAATTACTCATCATTGGACGTTTTTTTACTGGATTGAATGCAG GCATTGGCCTTTGTGCTCAAACTCTGTATTTGGGGGAAATAGCTCCGACTGCACATCGTGGCGCCATGGGAGTGGGAACGTCTATTTTCATTACTGTTGGGATATTGGCTGGACAGGTGATGGGCCTGAA AGAGCTCCTGGGCGAGGAAGAGTACTGGCCTCTCCTGCTCTCCACCACATGTGTCCCGGCCTTCCTGCAGCTTCTCATCCTGCCCTGGTTCCCAGAGAGCCCGCGCTACCTGCTCATCGACAGAGGAGATGAGCAGGGATGTGAGAAAG CCCTGAAGCAGCTGCACGGTAGAGCTGGCTATGATGCCGAACGGGAGGATATCGAGAAGGAGAGGAATAATTTGGTGGATTTCCAAACGAAGACACCCTGGCAACTCTTCACCGATCGTAGTGTCCGCTGGCAGCTTGTGACCATCGTGCTGCTCAACGCTGCACAGCAGCTGAACGGCATCAATGCT atTTACTTCTACGCAGATTACTTGTTCAGACAATCTGGTATCCCCGTTGATAAAATACCGTATGTGACTCTTGGCACTGGTGCCTGTGAATGCGTCACGGCTTTAACGTGT GGTTTGTTCGTTGACCGTCTGGGGAGGAAAGCGCTCATCACGGGAGGATACGCTCTGATGAGTATCTGCTGCATTTTATTCACACTGACACTCTCTTTTCAA GATGCGAGTCCAGTTGTACCATACTTGAGCATGGGGTGTTTATTTGCTTTCATCCTGAGTTTTGGATTGGGACCAG GTGGTGTGACGAACATTTTGACCACCGAGCTGTTCACACAAACCACGCGCCCGGCAGCTTACATGATCGCTGGGTCGGTAAACTGGCTGTGCTTCTTCTTCATCGGCCTGGTCTTCCCTTTTGTTGTG CTTGGGTTGCAGCAGTACTGCTTCCTGGTGTTCTTGGCCGTCTGCTCCTTCATGGCGATGTACATTTTCTTTGTCATTCCTGAAACCAAGAACAAAACCTTCATCGAAATCCAGAATGAATTCAAGTCATCCAGCCACAAAAAAGCTGACAGAGCAGGGCCGATGCTGTTAATAACTTCTACATAA
- the slc2a11b gene encoding solute carrier family 2, facilitated glucose transporter member 11b isoform X1 produces MPIEFADEYPPLLIKEPKDEQPKFLNRSLLLAACAACIGGTFQYGYNISVINAPTTYVQNFINQTWRERYQTNISADALTLLWSTAVSIFTVGGLVGVTVGGTLSMKLGRKGALMANNICALMAALLMGLSYPTALFELLIIGRFFTGLNAGIGLCAQTLYLGEIAPTAHRGAMGVGTSIFITVGILAGQVMGLKELLGEEEYWPLLLSTTCVPAFLQLLILPWFPESPRYLLIDRGDEQGCEKALKQLHGRAGYDAEREDIEKERNNLVDFQTKTPWQLFTDRSVRWQLVTIVLLNAAQQLNGINAIYFYADYLFRQSGIPVDKIPYVTLGTGACECVTALTCGLFVDRLGRKALITGGYALMSICCILFTLTLSFQDASPVVPYLSMGCLFAFILSFGLGPGGVTNILTTELFTQTTRPAAYMIAGSVNWLCFFFIGLVFPFVVLGLQQYCFLVFLAVCSFMAMYIFFVIPETKNKTFIEIQNEFKSSSHKKADRAGPMLLITST; encoded by the exons ATGCCAATAGAATTTGCAGATGAATATCCCCCTCTGCTTATTAAAGAACCCAAAGATGAGCAACCAAAG TTTCTCAACAGATCTCTTCTGCTGGCTGCCTGTGCTGCGTGTATAGGGGGAACCTTTCAGTATGGATACAACATATCTGTCATCAATGCTCCCACCACG TATGTGCAGAATTTCATCAACCAGACCTGGAGGGAGCGTTACCAAACGAACATCTCAGCCGACGCCCTCACGCTGCTCTGGTCCACGGCCGTGTCCATCTTCACCGTGGGAGGACTTGTGGGAGTGACAGTCGGTGGGACGTTGTCTATGAAGCTGGGGAG GAAAGGGGCGCTGATGGCCAACAATATATGTGCATTAATGGCTGCTCTGCTGATGGGTCTGAGTTACCCTACAGCATTATTTGAATTACTCATCATTGGACGTTTTTTTACTGGATTGAATGCAG GCATTGGCCTTTGTGCTCAAACTCTGTATTTGGGGGAAATAGCTCCGACTGCACATCGTGGCGCCATGGGAGTGGGAACGTCTATTTTCATTACTGTTGGGATATTGGCTGGACAGGTGATGGGCCTGAA AGAGCTCCTGGGCGAGGAAGAGTACTGGCCTCTCCTGCTCTCCACCACATGTGTCCCGGCCTTCCTGCAGCTTCTCATCCTGCCCTGGTTCCCAGAGAGCCCGCGCTACCTGCTCATCGACAGAGGAGATGAGCAGGGATGTGAGAAAG CCCTGAAGCAGCTGCACGGTAGAGCTGGCTATGATGCCGAACGGGAGGATATCGAGAAGGAGAGGAATAATTTGGTGGATTTCCAAACGAAGACACCCTGGCAACTCTTCACCGATCGTAGTGTCCGCTGGCAGCTTGTGACCATCGTGCTGCTCAACGCTGCACAGCAGCTGAACGGCATCAATGCT atTTACTTCTACGCAGATTACTTGTTCAGACAATCTGGTATCCCCGTTGATAAAATACCGTATGTGACTCTTGGCACTGGTGCCTGTGAATGCGTCACGGCTTTAACGTGT GGTTTGTTCGTTGACCGTCTGGGGAGGAAAGCGCTCATCACGGGAGGATACGCTCTGATGAGTATCTGCTGCATTTTATTCACACTGACACTCTCTTTTCAA GATGCGAGTCCAGTTGTACCATACTTGAGCATGGGGTGTTTATTTGCTTTCATCCTGAGTTTTGGATTGGGACCAG GTGGTGTGACGAACATTTTGACCACCGAGCTGTTCACACAAACCACGCGCCCGGCAGCTTACATGATCGCTGGGTCGGTAAACTGGCTGTGCTTCTTCTTCATCGGCCTGGTCTTCCCTTTTGTTGTG CTTGGGTTGCAGCAGTACTGCTTCCTGGTGTTCTTGGCCGTCTGCTCCTTCATGGCGATGTACATTTTCTTTGTCATTCCTGAAACCAAGAACAAAACCTTCATCGAAATCCAGAATGAATTCAAGTCATCCAGCCACAAAAAAGCTGACAGAGCAGGGCCGATGCTGTTAATAACTTCTACATAA